From Phragmites australis chromosome 5, lpPhrAust1.1, whole genome shotgun sequence, a single genomic window includes:
- the LOC133919940 gene encoding phosphoinositide phosphatase SAC3-like: MAMAAMGQEAEATCLQSFELYESESRLYILGTNSDKTLWRLLKIDRLESSELDIDECSTVYTESEYPDLLKGLNEDHRSTGGVNFVTKFYGIIGFIKFLGPYYMLIITEQKKIGEIFGHPVYQMTKTSMVELANSKTQSSFQNSKEENRYKKILNALDLRKDFFFSYSYHIMRSLQKNLSDPQDGWTLYETMFVWNEFLTRWIRNCLRNTLWTVALVYGFFKQDKFSVSGKDIMFTLIARRSRRYAGTRYLKRGVNEKGRVANDVETEQIVYEAVPGPTEVSSVVQNRGSIPLFWSQETSKLNLKPNIILHEMDNNYEATKLHFENLRGRYGNPIIILNLIKTRERRESILRREFDKAIRVINNSFSEENHLRFLHWDLHQNSQGKPTNVLDVLLKVAFRALSLTEFFYCQVASGSETAAHWPALLSGLDPYLCDDNSNSDNTECTDIVGDISQEDISGSSDFSGNATTEGKVENSELPPLKPPKFQKGVLRTNCIDCLDRTNVAQYAYGLAALGHQLHALGSLESPELGLEAPLAHHLMHFYERMGDTLAVQYSGSAAHNKIFSAKRGHLKLFIRSQEFFRTLQRHYSNTCIDANKQAAINLFLGYFQPQQGKPALWELESSSGEHNNELFDDCTSTLKRVKSDGSILRESNTSISGSGCCHNELFNAAQPDVKSRLQFPNLESDSMHENEISSACESGVSNLRYTPTAPHILHVPRAEPEYVNDSGDSNFLDLECLSTSSDERSIAISTSDVNLSNENVISDINPDCKETQIAEIQAQKLPEHFVQWVNHGDTFWY, from the exons ATGGCGATGGCTGCGATGGGgcaggaggcggaggcgacCTGCCTGCAGAGCTTCGAGCTCTACGAGAGCGAGTCG AGACTTTACATTCTTGGAACTAACTCTGACAAAACACTTTGGAGGTTACTCAAGATTGATAGATTGGAGTCATCAGAGCTTGACATAGATGAGTGTTCTACTGTATATACAGAAAGTGAATATCCTGACCTGTTGAAAGGTCTTAATGAAGACCACAGGTCAACTGGCGGGGTAAATTTTGTTACAAAATTTTACGGCATAATTG GTTTCATTAAGTTCCTTGGGCCATATTACATGCTAATTATTACAGAGCAGAAAAAAATTGGGGAAATATTTGGTCATCCGGTGTACCAGATGACAAAAACTTCAATGGTCGAGTTAGCAAATTCTAAGACACAATCTTCTTTTCAAAACTCCAAGGAAGAGAACAG ATACAAGAAGATCTTGAACGCACTTGATCTTAGGAAGGATTTCTTTTTCAGTTACTCGTACCATATCATGAGAAGCCTTCAGAAGAACTTGAGTGATCCACAGGATGGATGGACTTTATACGAGACAATGTTTGTGTGGAATGAGTTTCTGACACGATGGATCCGCAATTGTCTCAGAAATACTTTGTGGACTGTTGCATTAGTCTATGGTTTTTTTAAGCAG GATAAATTCTCAGTATCTGGGAAGGATATTATGTTCACGCTCATTGCTAGACGTTCGAGGCGTTATGCTGGAACCAG ATATTtaaagaggggggtgaatgagAAGGGCAGAGTAGCAAATGATGTTGAGACTGAGCAAATTGTATATGAAGCTGTGCCTGGACCTACAGAAGTAAGTTCTGTTGTGCAGAACAGGGGTTCGATCCCGTTATTCTGGTCACAGGAGACATCAAAGTTGAATCTTAAACCTAATATAATAT TGCATGAGATGGACAATAATTATGAAGCTACCAAGCTTCATTTTGAAAATCTTAGAGGAAGATACGGGAATCCTATAATTATCTTAAACTTGATTAAG ACACGCGAGAGACGAGAGTCTATACTTCGCCGTGAATTTGATAAGGCAATCAGGGTAATAAACAATAGCTTTTCCGAGGAGAATCATCTGAGGTTCTTACATTGGGATCTTCATCAAAACTCTCAAGG CAAACCTACAAATGTGCTCGATGTTCTGCTGAAAGTGGCATTCCGGGCTCTGAGTTTAACCGAGTTCTTCTATTGTCAAGTTGCATCGGGGTCTGAGACTGCTGCACATTGGCCCGCTCTGTT GAGTGGTCTTGATCCATATTTATGTGATGACAACAGCAATAGTGACAACACAGAATGTACTGATATTGTTGGTGACATATCCCAAGAGGATATCTCTGGCAGCTCTGATTTCTCTGGTAATGCAACTACAGAAGGCAAAGTTGAGAATAGTGAACTGCCCCCACTAAAACCACCGAAATTCCAAAAAGGTGTCTTACGGACAAACTGTATAGATTGCTTGGATCGTACAAATGTTGCTCAGTATGCGTATGGTTTAGCTGCTCTTGGGCATCAGCTGCATGCTCTTGGTTCTCTGGAATCTCCAGAACTTGGTTTAGAAGCTCCCTTGGCTCATCATTTGATGCACTTTTATGAGAGGATGGGTGACACGCTTGCTGTGCAGTATAGCGGTTCGGCTGCTCATAATAAG ATATTCTCTGCAAAGAGAGGTCACCTGAAGCTTTTCATTCGATCACAAGAGTTCTTCAGAACACTACAACGGCACTACAGCAACACCTGTATAGATGCTAACAAACAGGCAGCCATAAACTT ATTTCTGGGATATTTCCAGCCACAGCAGGGAAAACCTGCGCTCTGGGAGCTAGAATCATCTTCTGGGGAGCATAACAATGAACTTTTTGATGACTGCACAAG TACATTGAAAAGAGTGAAATCAGATGGCAGCATTCTTCGTGAAAGCAACACTTCTATATCTGGCTCTGGTTGTTGCCACAATGAATTGTTCAATGCAGCGCAACCTGATGTTAAGAGCAGGTTACAGTTTCCAAATTTGGAATCTGATTCAATGCATGAAAATGAAATTTCATCAGCCTGTGAAAGTGGGGTATCAAACTTAAG GTATACTCCCACAGCGCCTCATATACTTCATGTCCCAAGAGCTGAACCTGAATACGTTAATGATTCTGGTGATTCAAACTTCCTGGATCTTGAATGTCTTTCAACTTCAAGTGATGAAAG GTCTATTGCAATAAGCACGTCAGATGTAAACTTGTCAAACGAgaatgtcattagtgacataaATCCTGACTGCAAG GAAACCCAAATTGCTGAAATCCAGGCTCAGAAGTTACCTGAGCATTTTGTGCAGTGGGTTAATCACGGAGACACCTTTTGGTATTAA
- the LOC133919938 gene encoding uncharacterized protein LOC133919938 isoform X2, whose amino-acid sequence MDAGGEKCGDAAAAGEGSSDLYAVLGLKKECSAAELKVAYRKLAMRWHPDKCSSSGGSVKHMEEAKEKFQEIQSAYSVLSDANKRFLYDVGVYEDEDDEDSLQGMGDFIGEMAQMMSQVRPTRQESFEELQQLFVDMFQSDLDSGFCNGPTKNHQVQGQGRSRTSSTSPSLSPFLPPIVMEAEVPSCNGFNKRGSSAMDSGKPPRPVEAGVGDQHCNGFCFGGPIKWLQKAPPPDASWHEDSLISYGVCG is encoded by the exons ATGGACGCCGGGGGAGAGAAGTGcggcgacgcggcggcggccggggaggGAAGCAGCGACCTCTACGCGGTCCTCGGGCTCAAGAAGGAGTGCTCCGCCGCCGAGCTCAAGGTCGCCTACCGGAAGCTCGCCATG AGATGGCACCCGGACAAATGCTCCTCCTCCGGCGGCAGCGTGAAGCACATGGAGGAAGCCAAGGAGAAGTTTCAGGAGATCCAGAGTGCCTACTCCG TCCTGTCGGACGCCAACAAGCGGTTCCTCTATGACGTGGGGGTATacgaggatgaggacgatgaggaCAGC CTGCAGGGGATGGGGGACTTCATTGGTGAGATGGCTCAGATGATGAGTCAGGTGCGGCCGACG AGGCAGGAAAGTTTTGAGGAGCTGCAGCAGCTGTTTGTGGACATGTTCCAGTCTGATCTTGACTCGGGATTCTGCAATGGGCCTACCAAGAACCACCAGGTCCAGGGGCAAGGCCGAAGTAGAACATCCTCAACCTCACCTTCATTGTCACCGTTTCTGCCTCCTATAGTAATGGAGGCAGAGGTGCCGTCATGTAATGGCTTCAATAAGCGGGGGTCATCGGCAATGGACTCAGGGAAGCCTCCAAGACCTGTTGAAGCTGGTGTGGGGGATCAGCACTGTAACGGCTTTTGTTTTGGG GGGCCCATCAAGTGGCTACAAAAAGCTCCACCACCGGATGCATCTTGGCATGAGGACTCACTTATCAGCTATGGCGTTTGTGGATAA
- the LOC133919939 gene encoding 18.6 kDa class III heat shock protein-like, with protein MTELFDTAVTSLLHLPEVLDRLAAADGDRRSAGDHGAHGHGHARVHGHGSGGGATVDIVETAGEYTFLLDVPGLSKSDIQVTLEEDRVLVMKGGNGKRKREEEEGEGCRYIRLERRAAPRSFVRKFRLPEDADTGSIGARCENGVLTVTVKKQPPPEKKTKSVQVTIA; from the exons ATGACGGAGCTGTTCGACACGGCCGTGACCAGCCTCCTCCACCTGCCAGAGGTGCTGGatcgcctcgccgccgcggacGGCGACCGACGCTCGGCGGGGGACCACGGCGCGCACGGGCACGGGCACGCCCGCGTACATGGCCATGGAAGCGGCGGCGGTGCGACGGTGGACATCGTGGAGACCGCCGGCGAGTACACCTTCCTGCTCGACGTCCCCGGCCTCTCCAAGTCCGACATACAG GTGACGCTGGAGGAGGACCGGGTGCTGGTGATGAAGGGCGGCAACGGGAAGCggaagcgggaggaggaggaaggcgagGGGTGCAGGTACATCCGTCTGGAGCGGCGCGCGGCGCCGCGGTCTTTCGTGCGCAAGTTCCGGCTGCCGGAGGACGCGGACACGGGCAGCATCGGGGCGCGCTGCGAGAACGGCGTGCTCACGGTCACTGTCaagaagcagccgccgccggaGAAGAAGACGAAGTCCGTCCAGGTCACCATCGCCTGA
- the LOC133919938 gene encoding uncharacterized protein LOC133919938 isoform X1 gives MDAGGEKCGDAAAAGEGSSDLYAVLGLKKECSAAELKVAYRKLAMRWHPDKCSSSGGSVKHMEEAKEKFQEIQSAYSVLSDANKRFLYDVGVYEDEDDEDSLQGMGDFIGEMAQMMSQVRPTRQESFEELQQLFVDMFQSDLDSGFCNGPTKNHQVQGQGRSRTSSTSPSLSPFLPPIVMEAEVPSCNGFNKRGSSAMDSGKPPRPVEAGVGDQHCNGFCFGMSDTKQVPNTSKRRNGRKQKLSSKHDVSS, from the exons ATGGACGCCGGGGGAGAGAAGTGcggcgacgcggcggcggccggggaggGAAGCAGCGACCTCTACGCGGTCCTCGGGCTCAAGAAGGAGTGCTCCGCCGCCGAGCTCAAGGTCGCCTACCGGAAGCTCGCCATG AGATGGCACCCGGACAAATGCTCCTCCTCCGGCGGCAGCGTGAAGCACATGGAGGAAGCCAAGGAGAAGTTTCAGGAGATCCAGAGTGCCTACTCCG TCCTGTCGGACGCCAACAAGCGGTTCCTCTATGACGTGGGGGTATacgaggatgaggacgatgaggaCAGC CTGCAGGGGATGGGGGACTTCATTGGTGAGATGGCTCAGATGATGAGTCAGGTGCGGCCGACG AGGCAGGAAAGTTTTGAGGAGCTGCAGCAGCTGTTTGTGGACATGTTCCAGTCTGATCTTGACTCGGGATTCTGCAATGGGCCTACCAAGAACCACCAGGTCCAGGGGCAAGGCCGAAGTAGAACATCCTCAACCTCACCTTCATTGTCACCGTTTCTGCCTCCTATAGTAATGGAGGCAGAGGTGCCGTCATGTAATGGCTTCAATAAGCGGGGGTCATCGGCAATGGACTCAGGGAAGCCTCCAAGACCTGTTGAAGCTGGTGTGGGGGATCAGCACTGTAACGGCTTTTGTTTTGGG ATGAGTGACACAAAGCAAGTGCCGAACACCAGCAAGAGAAGGAACGGCCGGAAGCAGAAGCTGTCGTCGAAGCACGATGTTTCATCCTAA